aatcgaatcggttcgattcaattcgatttctgatcaaaatcgattcggtttaatttttataaatactaaattttgatttttaatttattcagtttgatttgattttaaatcgaaccgaccgaatgctcgaTAAAACATAAGTATATCTAGCAATAATTTATTGGAGTTATAGTTAAATGGCTAAATTGCTTGTCTCACAATGTTGTAAATctttaaaaattctaaaatttacaATATAGTGCTTAAGATTTGATAACAACACTATTTTaataagaaataatttaatttttaaaattttaaataatactaTCAATTATATATTAGAAAAGTGAATTCAATtttaagagattaaattattacagatattaaatttacaagagtaaattataacaaaaaataaatggaaacaattaaattaatctaattataaatttaaacataaattatttttattaacacaataaaatcatattaaagaaataaaacaaaattttcacATTACAATTTACTTTATTTCAAGTTTAATAAACAAGTTTTAAATAattgtataattttatatttaattttaaattttagtaataaattcatgtttttgaattatttgatataagactaataaaatgataaataaagtGGAAGAAAATAATTCTTCTGtggcattttaaaaaatataattaataaaattcttgaattttaaatataagaaatgttcttaaaaataattttataaattattgttttgagaacaattattttaatatgcagtgatattatttcttaaaaaatatagatatatTTAAAACCTATACTTATATAATTAAAGAAGCCAATGTAAATTATTAGCTATCTACTTTAATTGTAATACAATTAAAAGTTAATAGTAACgatttgaaaattattatatttgtcTCTATTGTTAAATATAAAACCGtggtttaatattttttcacaACGAATAAAAAATacgattaatattataattttattgaatataataaaataattttttttattatagtatattattatatatataaatttttttataattaatttaaactctttccaaatgattatttttataatattaaaataataattttataaacctTATCTAATAatcttttcaatttaaaaaaaaatattttttaaaaaaatacataatttgatgtgcaaggttttataatatataaaatatacatatggtatagtattttatatatatatatatatatatatatatatatatatatatagtttacttgaaaatataattttataatttaaaataatcgtatcatataaactttttaattttttactaaaataaTGCTAActtcattataaaaataataatataaatttatttatttttatttaatattattatagttgatcatttttcaaaaataatttatttatcaactTACATTTCAACTTCTaagctaaaatttattttgaaaaagtgCTAGATTGATAAATTGAGGCATGAAATCTTATAatcaaacaataataataaattaccaGATACTGACCATTAGCATTTCATGTGAATAATTTAAGaattctaaaatataaaattaaaaaattaaagtgataAGTAAAGTgtttaaactttaattaatatttatatatttataattcccAATTTTCCAAAATGCATTTTGTGAGAATTCAATTAAGTGATTGCTTTTacgtattaaatattatttcatcatattaaaataatacgTTAATTacgttataatttattattataaaaataaaaattgtaatttataatataatttttaaaattaaataaaatcacagtttagtttttattattttaatgataaataatttaatttttaaagcttcgttttattaacaaaataatttttttattaaaattcttattaaaatataactaatttaattcttttaatttttatttttataataatttaatctttttaattttaataatttataataatttaatctttttatttagtgtgtaatatatatatatatatggacaCAACTTTTCCAAATCGCACTTAAAAATTTGTGAAATAATGATTTGGGAGAATTTAATTAATGGAGTGCTTTAGACATGCGAAACACAAGCGGCTtcgttttatattataatattatataattaacttTAACGTCTTCTCATTGGCCCTTTaaataagataaataataaaatactatcAATATTAtcactatttaaatttttatttattttttcactttaaatttagaaaaataatttttaaatatcatttaaGTTTCACTTAAATATGCCCTGATAAATTTAGTCTGATACTAATTATATCAgaataaatctgaaaaatttcagattttactctctaattttatttttttttaaaaaattttaatataatatatccatataaagaaaaaaatatcattatagATTAATAtactcaatttattttttattaaattgataattagagattaaagaataaaatctgaaattccTCAAATTTAGTGTACTCAATTTGtttaaatgtattttattttcagtttaaaaaaatatattttatttattagtttacTAATATGCCCTTATTTAATATGTATTGAGAAGGTAAAATGggaattactatttaatttatttattttaatgaaattaattatttagattttattttaaaagtgtaattggttgttatatttttcattgtttttaCTCTTTCATCCCTATGGTAATTTGATTAACTAATTCTTTTTTCAATATAGAAGAACAAAATCGAAGCACAAAAGTAGGATAAAGTAATGTAATtttcaaaatgaaaaaattaaatatataatttcattaaaataaaaaggttaaatagtaaatttactcttttcctttttaaaacAATTCTCGATTTGCCGCTAATTTCGCAGCTTAGCCACTAACCATAGACTCCAACGTGTTGctcacttaatttaaaatacgGGCAGCATTATTAAATCCTTGACAAAAGTCAAGGCCTTAATTAATCCCTCTTTGTGCAATTATGTtgcatatatattttaataagaaattCTTTAGCCTTCggagaaaataatttttcttatacaatccgttttttttttattttttataaaataattttttaagagataacttttttttattttttttattgtaatttaaaaaataaataatattaataaatttaaatatattaatattaataagattttttttaaaattcacccATATACTTATGTGAAAGAGTcaattgataatatataaatcttAACTTAATATTactaaatctaaaaattatttaggtCACTGTACTGTTTTAATTGATATCAAAATCATCCCAACtataaaaattatggaaaatTAGTTGAAAGCGTTCAAGATTTTAGCGAACCACAAAACTACAATACCAAAGTGTGAGACGAGTGGAGCCGCTCGAAATATGGGAACCCATAATACCTGAGAGTTCCATTCTGAGTTAGCAATTGTATGCGTTTCAGCTGCGACGAGAATGTTGTAAATTTAGTGGAGTTTGATATGAGTTCgattgttttatttttcaagctaaaaaataattttttaaaagactatattatctttgacaaaaaaatattttttattaataaaattttactgaATAAGCTAAacattaaaatatagaaaaatatatattttttttcatatttcaatagctccattaaatattatttcacACTATGTATCATCACATCGTATTCCTATAAGTACCCTTCCAACTTGATTAATTCAACTCATCCATTCCTAATTAAACTACAACTTCAGAAAGTCTCAAACTGCCTACATGGGACTCTATTGCCGGAATTTATCAGCATCTTTCTCATCCTTGTGCCTCCTTTCTGTTATTCATCTCTTGTGCTTCAACTTGCCAGTAGCCTCTGCCATCCACAGGAACAATGACACAGATCGACTCTCATTGCTGGAATTCAAGGCCACAATAAGCAATGACCCTCTTGGGGTGATGAGCTCATGGAAAAGCACTCTTCACTTCTGCAGGTGGTATGGCGTCACCTGTGGGCGCAGACACCAAAGAGTCACAATGTTAGACctaaactctcttaaactctcaGGTTCCATATCACCACACGTTGGTAATTTGAGTTTCTTAAGGAAGttatctcttcaaaacaacaGCTTCACCCATGAGATCCCTCCTCAGATTGGCTATTTACGTAGACTGCAAGTTTTGTCTCTTTATAACAATTCATTTGATGGTCAAATTCCTTCCTCCATATCTAACTGTTCAAAccttgttttcttttatttggaTAACAACAATTTTGCAGGGAAAATTCCTGCAGAGCTTGGCTCCTTAGTGAAGCTGAAAGCCATTTATTTACAGAGCAATAATTTCATAGGGACTTTCCCGTCATCTTTCGGGAACCTATCGTCCCTTGAGGAACTTCCTGCTTATCAAAATCATTTGCATGGAAATCTTCCTGAAACTTTTGGCCAATTGAAGAGTCTAAGGGATTTAGCAATTTTTCGAAATGGTTTCTCGGGTACCATCCCTTCCTCCATCTTCAATCTTTCATCGATCATATATTTAGACCTGGGAGTAAACAACTTCCATGGGAAACTTCCCTTGGACATTGGAAACTCTCTTCCAAATCTCCAATTTTTTTCTATTGCCGAAAACCAATTCAGAGGTACCATTCCAGCTTCCATGTCTAACGCTTCAAATCTTGAACTAGTTGATCTGCCCCTAAATAATCTCGCTGGAGGAGTGCCTTCTCTTGCCAAGTTGCATAGGCTTTCAGAATTTGTGATTAGTGGCAACAACTTAGGAAGTGGAAAAGCTGATGACTTGAGATTTCTTTCAACTTTAACTAACGCCACAGCTTTAAAATTCCTATTCATAGACGCCAATAACTTTGGAGGAGAACTTCCAGAATACATCGCCAACTTTTCAAAGGAGCTCCAATTCTTTGGCGCAGAGCTCAATCAAATATCTGGAAACATCCCAGTTGGAATACAGGCTCTTGTTAACTTGGAAATGTTCCTTGTAGATAGGAACAAACTTTCAGGTAATATTCCATCAGGCATTGGACAGctccaaaatttaaaattactttaCCTTGGAAATAATAAGTTATCAGGATATATTCCATCATCTCTGGGAAACCTGACAAATTTACTTGAAGTTGTTTTATCTAACAATTACCTCCAAGGCACCATTCCTTCCAGTCTAGGCAAGTGCATGAAATTGCTCAGACTGGATTTTTCTGTAAATAATCTCAGTGGTCCCATTCCATCGCAAGTTATTGGATTGTCCTCCTTGTCAAAAGTTCTTGATTTGTCTTTGAATAATTTATCTGGTTCCCTTCCAAAAGCAatagaaaatttgaaaaatctAGAAATCCTTGCCCTTCATGGGAACATGTTGTCAGGAGAGCTTCCCAGTGGCCTTGGCAGTTGTTCAAGTCTTGAATTGTTATTGATGAGTGCCAACTTGTTCCAAGGATTCATTCCTTCCTCTTTCGGAACACTAAGAGGCATTAGAGAGTTAAACCTTTCTCATAATAACTTGTCAGGCAAGATTCCAGAGTTTCTAAAGAGCTTCAACTCAATAAATCTTCTAGATTTATCTTATAATGATTTTGAAGGCATGGTACCAGTGGTAGGAGTTTTCAAGAATTCTAGTGCTACCTTTGTGGGAGGAAATAAAAATCTATGTGGTGGCATACCTGATTTTGGGCTACCTGCGTGCAAATTTGAACAATCAAAGAGGAGACTAACTACAAAATTAAAGATCATAATCTTTGCTGTTTGTGTGGTTATAGGTGTTGCCCTTTTGTTTATTTGTTTGCTTCTTTG
This region of Manihot esculenta cultivar AM560-2 chromosome 10, M.esculenta_v8, whole genome shotgun sequence genomic DNA includes:
- the LOC122724789 gene encoding probable LRR receptor-like serine/threonine-protein kinase At3g47570, which codes for MGLYCRNLSASFSSLCLLSVIHLLCFNLPVASAIHRNNDTDRLSLLEFKATISNDPLGVMSSWKSTLHFCRWYGVTCGRRHQRVTMLDLNSLKLSGSISPHVGNLSFLRKLSLQNNSFTHEIPPQIGYLRRLQVLSLYNNSFDGQIPSSISNCSNLVFFYLDNNNFAGKIPAELGSLVKLKAIYLQSNNFIGTFPSSFGNLSSLEELPAYQNHLHGNLPETFGQLKSLRDLAIFRNGFSGTIPSSIFNLSSIIYLDLGVNNFHGKLPLDIGNSLPNLQFFSIAENQFRGTIPASMSNASNLELVDLPLNNLAGGVPSLAKLHRLSEFVISGNNLGSGKADDLRFLSTLTNATALKFLFIDANNFGGELPEYIANFSKELQFFGAELNQISGNIPVGIQALVNLEMFLVDRNKLSGNIPSGIGQLQNLKLLYLGNNKLSGYIPSSLGNLTNLLEVVLSNNYLQGTIPSSLGKCMKLLRLDFSVNNLSGPIPSQVIGLSSLSKVLDLSLNNLSGSLPKAIENLKNLEILALHGNMLSGELPMVGVFKNSSATFVGGNKNLCGGILGVALLFICLLLWRNSKKRKGEATSLFDGKSLLKLSYQSLLKATNGFSPDNLIGVGSFGSMPRSVNIIQRLNIAIDVASAVEYLHYHCGTPIVHCDLKPSNVLLDEEIVGHSSGMLYYSTNHSSSLGIRGTIGYCPPEYGVGSEVSMHGDVFSFGILLLEMFTGKRPTDDMFKDNLSLHNYVKRGLPEQVKEIVDPKLFHMQLDADATSNHNHNLRNRRNNMLIECLTSILEIGIYCSMESPQERMNISDVITQLSSVRSKLIETRF